Within the Eleginops maclovinus isolate JMC-PN-2008 ecotype Puerto Natales chromosome 5, JC_Emac_rtc_rv5, whole genome shotgun sequence genome, the region CAatatcagaatcaagtttatttacACGGAATATGCTTTGGTGTATGATGGTGCAAACATTAACCacataagaaaataagttgtaaaagaAGGTCAAAATCATAACTATAATAAagaattaaacattaaaaaaaagaataagtaTAGGtactataataaataaatatacaacagaCACTTAGTACAGTAGTTATATGACAAATGTATACTTTATTACtgacaaacaatataaaaacactaaaacaaactGAATTGAACAATGTGAACTTTATAGAGGTAAATAAAAGTGCAGTGGGACAAAATTAGCTCTCGTCTTGCGCGTGCCCTCGAGGCTCCTACTCCTAAAATGGATTTACGTGGTTCCGCTCAAGGCACGTGACAGTCCATTCCCAAACTGGCAGGTCATCAAAGCGCATGCGCTGATGCTGTAGCAGGTTACACGAGTTTATTTTCAGCCTTTTTCTTGGAGGTGGTGGTGTAAACCAACCGTGTTGGACTCTTGTGGTTTATTGCAATGATCTCCCTTGACTTTTGGAATTAAACCCTGAGAGGCAAAGTGCCCGGAGCACCAAGGTTTGGAAACGTAACTGTGACATGTGAAATGTTGCTGCGTGGTTTGTCGGTTTTTCCAGGCGGCGACGGACAGACCAAGCCAGGCTAGTTTAAGCTAGTTTAGCTGCCAGCCAAGCAGCTCCAATATCCATCGGTAACCCCTCTACTGGCTAGGCGTGTTGCAGTATctaaacagcatttatttacaGATTGTAAACTGTAATATCATCTAAGGATTCATACAGTGTCACACCAGGCTGTTTGAGTGTGCACGCAGGACGTCGGGggaagctaatgctagctacTGCTGTGGTAAAGGTCCACAAAAGCTAGTGACATACACCATAAAAGACTCCTTGTACATATATTGACTGTTGAATCAGTGCAGCGCTGATAcatgctaactgttagctagcAGTTCACGTCGCACTACAGCAGACACATTGTTTTGGCTGACATGGCAGCCAGCGGGTACTCTGACCTGAGGGAGAAGCTGAAATCCATGACCCCACACAGGGACGAGCTCAAGAATAAATACGTGGACGGGACGAGTAACGGCAGCAGCGGAAAAGCTCCAAAACGCAAGATCCGAGAGTCCGACGACGATGAGTTTGAGCACAGCGATGACTGCGCGGAGAACAGGGAGCAGGAGGCCAGCCGGGTGAAGAGCAGCATCCTGCAGGAGAGCATCTTCACCCCAGAGGAGTGCGCCCTCATCGAGGAGAAGATCGACGACGTGGTTTCCAGAGGAGAGGCTGGACTTTACCGGGATCACACCGTGGACAGGGCGCCCCTCCGCAACAAGTACTTCTTCGGGGAGGGCTACACATACGGGTCCCAGCTGGAGAAGCGTGGCCCGGGGCAGGAGAGGCTGTACCGCAAAGGAGAGGTGGACGACATCCCAAGCTGGGTGCACGACCTGGTGATCAAGCGCCTGGTGTCAAGTGGAGTTGTCCCTGAAGGGTTTGTCAACAGTGCAGTCATCAATGATTATCAACCAGGAGGCTGCATTGTGTCACACGTGGATCCTCAACACATCTTTGCACGGCCCATCGTATCCGTATCCTTCTTCAGTGACAGCGCGCTATGCTTCGGATGCCGCTTCCAGTTCAAACCCATCCGCGTGTCGGAGCCGGTGTTTGTCCTGCCCGTGAGGAGGGGGAGCGTCACGGTCCTCAGGTGACTATTGCTGATGGCTGTGTTTGTTGGTCATGCACTGATTTGTATATGCCAAATGCAGGCATAACTACTTGGACTGTATATTCAAGGCTCAAAGACTTTATTGTCGTATATGCAGGCATATGCAGTGTATTAATATTATCCTTCACTCCCAACTTATCAGAAATAATCCgagtttcactttttaaaagagcaatgaactaaaacattttaaatcttaagTATTCAAATATCCCATATAAACGAAGCAGAGTTGGCATAAACCCCAAGCAATTCATAAAGTTGGCTCTAGGTCTCGCTTAACAAAAAATGCACTTAAATGAATATTGAACATTTGGCACAGTGATGCAGAAAAATCATTAATGTGCAATATCCTGCCAATCCAGTTTTTCAAAAAACTGCAAAGCATCAAAATAATAGGTATAcgttgaataaaaacaatactctCATTCACGTACTTAAAATATTCCTGCACCAGTGCTTTAGATAATTcaacaatgttaaaatgatCGATGTTGTGTCCATTTATTGTATGAAAGGTTGATAACATAATTGATGAAAGGCTAAGGCCAGCTACTAACAGCATCCTTCTCTCTCAGTGGTTATGCAGCTGATGATATCACCCACTGTATCCGACCCCAAGACATCAAGGAGCGTCGTGCGGTGATCATACTAAGAAAGTGAGTCAACATGATATCATTTAAAAGGTCATTATCTTATTTGAAATCAGCACTGATCATTATGTTTCTACTTGTCCTCCCCCCTTCTGTTTGCCAGGACCAGACCTGACGCTCCACGAGTCGACTCTGGCAGCCCTAtcatctcttctcctgcagagagACCCATTCTGAAGGCCAAACGCTCTCATCGCAGAGCAACACCAGATGCTGCTCAcaggtacaaacacacatgcacaggtcCGTGCAGGTCTGTCCCGCTTGATCCGCCTTAACTTCAAAGACTTGATCTTAAGGAGTCTTTAGGACAGTCAGTGATACTAGCTTAGAGGTATCTTGGGAAAAAATGATAATGACCAGACTGATACTGGCATACTGACCCAGCGATACAATGAAACCCTGAcctcaattattattattaataatgctGAACTTAGTTTGGATACTGCTCAAATGGATCATGGATCTGTGCTCATGCTCTGACtggcttttttaaatcaaaaagcaGAATATCCCCTCCTAAAACCTTAAATAATGTTTAAGAACTGATCAGTGGATTCACTatgagaagagaggaagagcgTCCCTCATGCCCAGAATGATCATTAATTAACACTTCAAAGgcaaaatcatttaaaagccATCAATAAAGAAGCCTGTAAATGAACAGACTCTTATTTCCTGCTATCATTACTTTTTAAACGTACTGTTTCTCTGCTTCCTTGCGCACCGGTAAATGTGCTGTCATGTCTGGTTGAAGCCGTGAGGAACAGTCACTTAAAAGTCACCTGTTGCTGAATAACAGAGACATCGTTTAAACAGATGGATGAAGCCAGTATGTTTTGAATTGCATGTCAGACAAGGGCtaaaaggaatagttcaacCACAAAGTGAGCAGTACTGATCCGTGTTACCTTGAATTCTTGCAGAACAATTCTTAATACATTTgagttttaatacatttgtgcTACTATTAAAAGCATTTACTTGGTTCTTTAGTCACTGCCCATGATTGGATGATCCTTATCTGACTTGGCATCTCAATCTTTGTCCTCCATCAGGCCGAGGGTACTGGAGATGGACAAAGAGGAGAACAGACATCCATCAAACTCCCGTCATCGTCGTCATAGTATCAGCTCAGAGAACTACGGGAGACGTGGACAAGACTCCGACAAACACCGGGAGAGCTCAGGACGCAAAGTCAAGATGAGACGGCACTAAGCACTTCTCaatcacacatgtacacatataaatataaacccTTTCTTTATGCATTTCAATATTGTAACCTCTTTTGACCAGTCATCATTTTCTCACTCTAGTTTATGTCTGGCACAAGGAGCACAGTAATCATATTGTCTGTTTTGGTTTGAGTCCGGGTCAGTCCGAGtgcattatttttttcctgcagaCAAAGCGTGTGTCTGCTGCACAGTTCGGAACCTGATGTAACAACACTACACTAAGGCTCTGTTGTTAAATTCCCTTTAATCCAACTTTTCTTGTTCTATGTCGACAAACATTTCAGAGTggcatgtattttttgtaacCAAGATGTACAGACCACAAGAGCTAAAGAAAAGATGTATGAATGGACTTGTACAAAAGAAACCCTGAGCTGTAATCTAACTTGTTATAATGTACAATATAATTGTATAGCCTTTCATTGGGGGAACTTTTATGCAGAAAGAAAGTTGTGATTTATTTGAACCTACATTTCTGATCCTCACCGTTAATGTGTCATCACACCCCTTTGCTCACTTCGGCCTCCCTGTcacagtttaatttaaaaacacctGGCAGATGTTCAGCCATCCTGTTCTGTTTTATCATTTGATTCAGCTGTATGTCTCCTCTTGGGGGAAGTCACAATATGGTACATCGACTAAACCAATGTTTAATGGAGCGGTGAAAACCTCAGTGCTTGTCTTGGGCTCCTGTTTCAGTTTGAAGTTGCTTTACCTTGTATAGTGACAGGGGCCATGTTATTGCTGTTCTgtattaaatcaaaaatgttcCTCAATTCAATTGGGTGATATTTGGgtcagacagaacaaaacaaacttgTTTAACTTGTGTCTGAACACACAAATGAGAAGGAAACTTCCAGAATAATTTGTCTTTGCAATTTGCtttgtaaacacagattaaaattGCTTCCAGTCAACCATAACAGGCAGAGGTAATTATTTGCTGACTGCTAGTCTAGTCTGGAGTTACACATGGACACAAATATCCCTGGTtaatagaataaaatactcTCTTAAAGCAGGGGGGGTAATGGTTTTCTAAAGCTAAGCTACAGCTGTGAACTTAATATTAGCAAATGTATACTTGGTAGCCTGCAACACCATCTCCACAGATTTGGTTTGCTATTCATTCAAAATGAGTAATTTACTCCTAAAATCATTATTTCTATATCAATCACTCACCACCAGTCAGCCTGAAATTGTGAACAAAGTTATTTTCTTCCTGCATGACTTCACGGTGAgtgaaaaaacccaaaatggAGGAAATTCTTGATGATTTGAATTAATTAGGATGCTGTGCTAAAGAACAATGAAACTTAAAAAACacctttcatttccatttcccCCAAAacgttaataaataaatcagctcCAAATAAAGTGCGTTCGAAAGTTCAAATAACTGTCCAATCGGAAGTGGGGAATCAGTGCTTAGAAAGTGCTCAGCTTTGTCAAACTAATACACTATATTAAATCTGCAGTGATTGACAGAGAACTAGTTGCCAACTGTTTCCGTAACCCTCAAATGATTATCTTGTTgagtaaaatgtcagaaaacgcTGATTTAAACCCCTCAATAATGTAGATGTACTTCTTTCCCATGTTTTATATCGTAGTTAACTGTCTACTTTGTTTTTGAAGTAACACATTAAGACGTAAGACATGGGTTTTTAAAAACTGGGATGGAGATTTTCAACTATATTTTTGCAATTTTAAAGAACGATCAATACATGGCGGATTCATTGATAATGAACATAAGCGTTAgttacagtatatactgtatattttattttgcatgttttaaagtttCCTTCCCACTTTGTGCTCATATCGTTTCTAAATCAATGAGGGTCTTCACTCACCATATACACTGACAGGAACCCATCATGGAAGAATTTCACAGTGCAGTGGCCTCATATAGACCCCCCTTTGCTGAATTTAATCACACTTCAGTGGAGACTAAATATAGTGTATTTTGTGTCATCCTATTGGACCACTTTCAACAGGACGGTTCACTGGTTTAGAGGAGTTGCGCTGTCATCATCATTGTAAACAGATTTTAGCATTGGTATATTTGTGTATCGATCATTTACTTTTCTTGGAGCATATTATTTAATTGGTGATTTTAACACAAGGTGAGAAGACAAGAAGGGAAAACAAGTTTGGACTTTTTGCAATTCAATTTCTGTATTCCTCTAATATCTCCTGAATTGGTATATAAGTTTGTATATTATGCATCCTCGATATTTCCAGAGAGTTATTTATAattcaataaagaaaatatgaaaatgtatggGCTTCTTAATATTTTCAACTGTAGCTACAATTCAATGCAACACACGCTCTAAAACAGTTCGCAAAAAGAGAACCGGATGGATATAAATATAGGGGAAAGAGGGGGTAGAACTTTAAGTTATTTTCGCTTCTTCTTAACAACGTTTGAATGAATCTTGCTTGCAAACGCATGGATAGATTTATCTTCAGCTGTGGGGTCATAACAATCATTTTGGTTTTGactacaaaaacaaagagagcatAATCAACAGATTGGCACTTAAATCAGTCGAGATGGAGATTGTTATGAATAATAGTTTTTACAAGATGTACTAATATTAATATTGGCGTCTATTACCAGTACTgttcaggcttttatttttagttaaatAATTGTCCTATCATTTGTGACTACATGAGAACAATCAATAGTAGATGTAGATTACTTTATTAATTACTGTAGTTAAATGAGATTGTCATAGCTGCCAGAAACGTCCAAATAAAACAGATTGACAGCTCAATAAGACACTAACATTACATAGGTATGATAAGCTCAAAGATTTAAGCGCTGTATGGTCATATGCACactagctacagtgtagttttgGGGATAAAACAAATTGCAGGTGCCAGGCTGCTCCAagattacaaaaataatatacttAGGAcatataaagatttaaaaataaaactagagCTATAAAAAGATATGATGGCGCATGTTAGAggcagaaataataaaaatgtatacgGACAGATAGAATAAGATAAAACAGAAGATGAAATGAGATACTGTACAGCAGAATCTGCTACTACTTTAATAATCTAATAATACGgtgaaagaaaaagtgaataataGCACACTTCTATATGGTGCAAGATGAAAAAGCAAGGTGATTAATACCTCTGAAATGTATGAAGCAGAGTCCAACGTGTTATGAAATGGAAACACTCCAGTAAGATAGAAATGTATCCTCATTGTACTAAACTCCATAGATAACAGGACTTTGTTATCACTTCTAAATGGTCCTTTTTATAGTGAGAGTTTTTCTTGGGTCCTGGTGTAGTTGCTTGGTGCACCGGTTCTTCTTCTGGTGGCGCTGCTGCACCTTAAACAACAGCTGGAATTAAAacgcagaagaagaagacagcaGCTGTTAGCTAGCTGGATGAGCTATATTTACTCTTTGTCCGTGAAGGAAATAAAGTAACATTACACTCTGTTGTCAAAGAAAACTGATACACGTATTGAATGAAATCACTAATGGTGTGGAGTCGGACTGGTGTATTTCTCTCTGAACTGAGTGGTAAGTATATATCTAACAGTAGTGGAGGCATAGCTGTCACTAAGTGTTAATCTAATGTTAGCTAGCAGGAGTTTGGCAGCAGTTTGTCCGCTTGCTTCTGCTCTTCATGCTGCTCAAATAGATCATATTGATTGGCCGATTCTTCATGCAGGTTAACTAGGTAACACTAAGTTACTGTAATGTTACTAATCTCGTTACCTTTGTGGACTATTTTGAAACACTGGAAATGATGTCAGCTGGTAAATCATAAGGTAAATGCAAGAACGATACTTGAGTTTAATTCAATTTAGTTTAATTCAAGGGCACTTGTGCTTTCCTTCATGCTACTTAATACCTCTACATTCCAGAGGGAAATGGTGGcagatataataataacatcagATTAATAATACAACACGTGATCAATACATAGTGTTTCATGTGCTATTCAGAAACCTGCTGATCTTGAGgacattcacaagctaccctgtaGTATGTAGCCTATGGTGAAACATGGGCCGTCATGCAGAGTGAGTGCTTTagctttttgtactttaaagtaCATTGTGATGCCTATGTACTTTTAATGCACAGTTTTCACTTGTAACTAAGGTTTctacatgtttgtattatttattttactgaagtaaaagatCCAAGTACTATGTCAACGTTTGGGTCAATGTGTTAAGCTGAGCATGTCATAGTTCGACCTTAAttgaatgtaatgtaatgttattgaACGGcaagatattttgtttttatttcctttgttcaAGATCTTCTGAGCAGGAGTCCGGGTGATTAATCAGtatgttgaatacatttagtgtgtttatataacaTCTTTTATGCACTGGATGCAAGTGctttagcatttagcagcaAAAAACAACGACACAAGTTTCAATTATTAGTTATTCAGTTATGTCACAATGCTGCCCTCCTGTTATCTGTACAGTATTCCACAAACACAAGAGCTACACCCTAAATAATGACTTTGTTATTCTCCCCTGTTGAGAGAATGCTGATCATACACTTACAGTACCAACCAGGTGCTGTATGATGCTGCTAATGCTCCAAATATGTTATGGTATAAGTACAATTCAAGAATGAAACATGGACCATTGAAACAACAATGAGCATATTGGGTAATAGCCTTATGTACTGACAGATCTATATGCTTATCAGTTGCTTCATTTGTTTGCAGCAACATTTGTCAATACCCGAGTCCTTTGGTTAAACTGATGAATattaaagagaagaaaaagataaaacaacaaaatgacagaatatataacataaatagaaaataagaCCCTCTCtataattataatcataataTTCAAATCAGTatcaactactactactaaatTGCAGCATGCACGAGTATATCACTAAccactgcagcagcatcaaaaGGTCTCCTGATGGTAAAGCAGTTCTCATTAAACAGAAAAGGTGAACTCGGCTCTGACGTTGAAAGTCAGTACTGAACGTGCTGCAGACATTTGTTGTTGCTGTAACTTGACTAGGAGGATGGTAATCATATATTTGACCCGGACGGTGTGACTCAGGCATGTGCTGGGTCTAAAAATAGACCCATGTTTCCATTCTCAGGCTTCTGTACCCctagcaaaaaaaaagaggacttGTACCACTCAGTAGATTTGGTGTATAAGTGATGTTCTGCGGCTGCTTCTGGATCACAGTTGAAGCTAAATATGATAAACACAGTGAACTTCTTAAAATTTTGTACAAATTCGGGGTATATTTATATCATTGTCACATATATCTGctctacaaaaaaaacatttttctaattaaaaTCAGAGCTGCATTATCTGCCGGTTCAAATCCTCTATCCGTCTGTCTTCACTTTACTTGAAATCTGATCACTCTGAAGTCTGTCATGTATTGTATTGCTCATCAAACTATTAAATGACCCATTCTGTCAGGTGTTAATGATTTGATCATTTCTCCACTAACTCCTGCATACCTTTCTAATGTTTTACCCATCAATCTGTGTATTTTCATTCATGCACTTATTGACTCAAGTGGGTTATGTTGACTTCTTGACATTCCTGTGAAAGTGCAGCTACTTTTCAATAATACATACTTCTGCAGTTCATTTTCTCTATACCTGACTGTTGTATAATGtgttattcctttttttcttttttcaaggctaactacaaaaaaaaggaagccATGAACTTTCAGGGCAGTCGGAGGCGAGGAGAGGATGGCATCGCCATGGTGATTGACTTCCTACTGTCTAATGCCCGACTGGTTCTGGGAGTCGGTGGGGCCGCTATGCTAGGGATTGCTACATTGGCTGTGAAGCGGGTGAGTGTCTTTAGTACCTGTGAGTGCTTCATAGGCACTCTCTATTCATCTGCATTTGGAGAAATTAACTACTGCAACATTCCTGACCTAGAGTTGTAACTCcatgaatattaatattaagTGCCATGATAgtacttttaaaaaagttgCAAATTTACATATCCACTAATATATTGGCAGTTCATTCTTAAGCTGATTTGATAACGGTGGCCTGTTTTGCTGGCAAGTTGCTGAATatcatggaaacattttttactCTAAAGCTATATTGTAAGTAGATACATCTAGAGGTAAAGGAAATCAAAATTGTTCTGTTTCTCTCCAACAGTGTATCTTTTTAAGTTAAGTTTTGGTCCATATATAACTAAAAAAATTGCTATTATGTGCAACCCAAATTATCCAATCTGTGTCGTTCAGATATAACtgaaacaattatttaacattCATTCTACCATCATTCTTCATCCCTATACC harbors:
- the alkbh5 gene encoding RNA demethylase ALKBH5, yielding MAASGYSDLREKLKSMTPHRDELKNKYVDGTSNGSSGKAPKRKIRESDDDEFEHSDDCAENREQEASRVKSSILQESIFTPEECALIEEKIDDVVSRGEAGLYRDHTVDRAPLRNKYFFGEGYTYGSQLEKRGPGQERLYRKGEVDDIPSWVHDLVIKRLVSSGVVPEGFVNSAVINDYQPGGCIVSHVDPQHIFARPIVSVSFFSDSALCFGCRFQFKPIRVSEPVFVLPVRRGSVTVLSGYAADDITHCIRPQDIKERRAVIILRKTRPDAPRVDSGSPIISSPAERPILKAKRSHRRATPDAAHRPRVLEMDKEENRHPSNSRHRRHSISSENYGRRGQDSDKHRESSGRKVKMRRH